The Psychrobacillus sp. FSL K6-4046 DNA window TGACCCATATCTCTTTTTTTTGACATATATTTTCACCTTTTCTTATTTTCAATTCAATCAAATGAATGGTTGTACGAAAATCTAATTTAATCTAATTTGAAAAATTGACCACTCATATAATCAAATGTTATTTATAATTTTTCTTACTTAACGTCTGTGATGATTCTCAGTAGAGTAATCATCATTACATTCTCTGCATTTCGGACTTTCTGTTTCTGATACCATCATTAGTCCATACTCATAAACATCTATAATCTCCGTATTCCTACCACTTACAGCTAACTGTAGTGTTTGAGCTAGCGTCCCGCCAAAATGCTCAAATTGAAATTGTTCTGGTAAAAAACCGACTTCTTCTATAGGAATACCTTGTAAATCAAAATTATCTATAAAGCTTAGGACTGAAAAGTCGGGTAATACAAGCCAAGAATAGGCCTGGAATGGCTCGGAAGGAGGATTAGAAACTACTAGACCGCTTCCATTTAGCGGTACGTAATTTCCACGTAAGGATCCTGCTACAAAACCGTACAACCCGTCTGGCCCAACAAGACCTGGTGCAAATGTTGAAGCATGAGTATCAGTGAAAAGATAGTACAGTCCGTCACTCACTACTATGTGAGGACGTTCAGTTTGTTGGTTCGTACATCCTGCTTCTAAAAGTGCAGGGAGTAGTTCCCAACTGGAAAAGCTGTTATTACGAAGTAATGCTATTCCTATATTGCCTGTATATTCTGCAGCGTCTGCTGGAACTCCAGGTCCACAGTCTACATCTGCTGACGTACCGGCTATATTTCCTTCAAACAATAAATATTCACACCCTGTCGCAGGGTCTTTGAAGAAGAAGGGATCACGGAAGGCATAAATTATTCCTCCACTAGATTGTTCTTCTGTCTGGTAGAGAATACCGTCTGGTTCTAGGATTACTTGATGAGGGGCAAAGTTTACTAATTGCACACCATCTAAGTTAGAAATATAATCACTGCTCGATAATGCAATTCGCTGCTCGTAAGTGATTTGAGCTTCTCCTCTTCTACCAGTAGCTGTATAGAAGTAATAAATACGACCATCATCATCAAGCATTGCTGAGCCCGCCCACTGTCTAGACCCTAAAGCTGTACCTTCTTCGAATACGTAACCTCCCTGGATCCAGTCAAGTCCGTTTCTCGAATAAAAGTAACTGATTCTTGCAACATCATGTCTTTTTCCTGGTAGAACACTACGAGGGACAGATAAAGCAAATAACACTCGCCAACCACCAGGTAACACTGCGATTGAACCGTCTTTTTCTATTAACGGCCACATATCCCATATCCATAAATCGGCTGATATACGAGGGAATGGGGCTTCAATTAGCGGTGCAACATTAGTAGAATTAATTCGAATTTGTTCTACTTGGCTCCTTGTCCAAACAGATGGAATCGCGTCGCGGTTATATTCAAGGCAACGTCCGAAATCTCTTCTAGGGTTATAGTTACAAAACTGACTAATTTGTTTGCCATTAAAAGTTCGATAACGAACATTGTTATTTCCAGTGGCTCCAGAAGGAGAGTTCCGATTAACAGAAGCACTCGGCATTATATTTGCGGATTCTATTCTCGAGCTTCTAACAGGAAATTGTTGCGAAGTTAGTTTATACCTATTTTTATTTGAGCGATGTTCATGTTCCCCAAGTCTATTAAAATGTTTTTCATCATTTTCTTTTGTCATAACTTACACACCTTTAATAGATTTTCGTACTTTGCTATCATATGTAGAGCCAAAAGAAAGGTTTGAGTAAAATTATTAAACCGTAAGAAAATTGTGTATCTAGTTTTTATAGGTGATTACCACGAAAAAAGGGCAATCTCATGAGAGATTGCCCTTTTTTAAGGTATATAAATTAGGTTTAATCATTAGTTTAGATAAATTTAATATAAGAAAAAAATAATTTAGAAGGATTATTATTTATCACTATGTCCAGCGACAGTCTCCCCACTACACAACTCGTTAAACTGTTCTAGCTTAGCTTTAAAAAATCTATTCTACTTAATTAACATTACTTTTTCAGTCGAAAAACAATGAAGTCGGGACTTCTAAAATCCTCACGAAATGATGGGTACTTCTTCAACATTTCCTCAGATGGGGTAGGCTCTACTATCTCTTCTATTAAAAATCCAGCTTCACAGATGGCTTTTACATAACTTGTTAATGTGCGGTGATAGAAGATTACCTGGTCCATCCCTCTTTGCTCATAGGCTCCCTCATAAAAATAGTTATCTACTTTCCAATATAATTTTTTACCGTCATGCCCTTTCTCCCATCCACTTTTTGGAGTTTGAAAACAAGGATGTAAAATAGAAAAGATAAAAATCCCACCCTCTCGAAGAACACGATAAATCTCATTAAATGCTTGCTGATAACCTTCTAAATCCTGGATCACCATATTAGAAACAACTACGTCATAAGTTCCTTCCATTATAAAATGTAAATTTTCACAGTTAGATTGTTTAAATTCTATATTGAGTTCTGATGTTGTTCTACTTTTTGCTATTTCAATCATCTTTGATGAATAGTCAATAGCTGTTACAGCTGCTCCTGCTTTCTCCATCAGTCTACTTAAATACCCTTCTCCACAACCAGCATCTAGTACTTTTTTGTTGTTTAAATTCCCCATAAGACTAAACAAGGTTGGATTTAAATATACCTCTTTATGTGGATCTCCATGCTCCAGATGATTGGCTGCATATTTTTCAGCAAACTTGTCCCACCTCTTAATAGAATCTTCAGAAGTCATATTTTTTACCATAATAGCGCCACTCCCATTCTAATGTAATAACTAGTAATTCGCCTTTCATAAAAGAGTTCCTGCTAATAGTATTTCCCAGAAAATAATTAAGAATAAAAAAAGAGCTTACTGGATTAATCCAGTAAGCCTCCAAAAAACTTAAAATGTAAATATTAATACTCCACCTGAACTCTCTTAAGATTCCAGCATAAGATCCTCTGGATTTTCGAGCAATTCTTTTACCATTTTCAGAAAGCCTACTGAATCTTTTCCGTCTATTACACGGTGATCATAAGAAAGAGCTACATACATCATAGGTCTTATTTGAATTTCACTTCCAACCGCTATCGGTCGTTTTTGAATGGTATGCATTCCAAGGATACCAACTTGTGTTCCATTTAATATCGGGGTAGACATTAAGGAACCAAATACACCCCCGTTTGTAATAGTGAAGGAACCACCCGTCATATCCGAAAGTGCTAGCTTGTTATCACGCGCCTTTTTAGCCAGTTCTCCAATATCCCCTTCAATTTCTGCAAAGTTTTTACGATCCGCATCACGAACGATTGGCACTACTAGACCCCCTTCTGTTGATACAGCAATACCAATATCAAAGAAGTTATTTTTAACAATGTATTCTCCATCCAGCTGTGAATTAACATAAGGATATTTTTTCAAAGCAGCTACGACTGCCTTAGTGAAGAACGACATAAAACCTAGACGTACCTGGTTGTCTTCGAAAAATTTATCTTTTTTACGAGAACGCAAAGCCATCACATTCGTCATATCTATCTCATTAAACGTCGTTAACATTGCAGTGCTTTGTTTGACCTCTAATAAACGTGAAGCGATTGTTTGTCGTCTACGAGACATTTTTTCGCGAGTCGTACGACCATCATCTGTTGGAGCAGAGACAATTTTAGCTGGCTCTGCTATTTGTTTTGAGCCATGGGCTGATACATCTTGAACACGAACACGCCCCATTGGATCAACAGGAGACACTTCATTTAAATCAATACCTTTTTCCCTTGCCATCTTACGCGCGGCAGGGCTAGCAATAGGTCTACTTGTGTCTGAGGTAGTTTCAACCTTTGTAATTGGTGCATTTTCTGCCTTTGGTATATCTGGAGCTTTTTCCTCAACCTTTACTTCCTCTGCCTGAGGTTGGGCAGCAGAAGTTCCAGATCCTGCACCGACGATTGCAATAACCTCTCCTACCTGAACTGTATCTCCTTCACCAAATAACAGCTCACTCACTACTCCCGCTTCCTCGGATATAACTTCAACGTTTACTTTATCTGTTTCGAGCTCAACTATAAACTCGCCTTTTTCAATGGTATCACCTGGTTTTTTTAACCACTGGGCAATCGTGCCTTCTGTAATAGACTCTGCCAATTCCGGAACTATAATTTCTGCCACTTAAACTTCCTCCTTTTAGTTCTATTGCTCACAAACTTTTTAATGCTTCTTCAATAATTCTTCCTTGTTCTACTTTATAAGTATCTGCGTCGCCTTCAGCCGGACTTGAGCGATGCACTCGTCCTGTATAAGCAATGCTTCTTCCATCTGCCATCTCTAATAAATACGGGAGAGCATAATTCCAAGAACCCATATTTTGAGGTTCTTCTTGAGCCCATGTCAATAACTCTACGTTTGGGTAACGTCCTAATATATACAAAATTTCATCCTTAGGGAATGGATAAAGCTGTTCCACACGAATGATATGCAAATAATTAAAATCAGTGCCGCTTTTTACTTTTTCCGCTAAATCAATTGCCATTTTCCCACTAGCAAAAACAATTTTCTTTACCTCGTCTGGTTGGCCACCAAGATTCGGTTGTTCAATCACTGCTTGGAATTTACCATCCACCAATTCAGAGACATCAGCACCAACCAAAGGATTCCGTAAAAGTGATTTAGGAGAGACGATTAGTAGCGGACGCACAAATTCTTCATTCAAAGATTCTGCTTGTCTGCGTAATATATGGAAGTAATTTGCTGCGCTTGAAAGGTTAGCTACAGTCCAGTTATTTTCTGCTGAAAGCTGTAGGTACCTCTCTAATCTAGCACTTGTGTGCTCTGGGCCTTGCCCCTCGGCCCCGTGTGGAAGCAGCATTACTAGACCTGACTTCAATCCCCATTTCGCTCGAGCAGAACTGATAAAGTTATCAAACATTACCTGTGCCATGTTAGCAAAATCCCCATACTGTGCTTCCCAAATCGTTAACGTATTCTTATCCTCTAGTGTATATCCGAATTCATAGCCTAAAATAGCAGCTTCTGTTAATGGGCTGTTATGAACAACAAAAGAGGCAGCAGAATCGCTAATAAAATGCATTGGTATAAGTTCTTCTCCTGTTTTCTCATCATGTAGTACTAAATGTCTGTGAGAGAACGTCCCGCGTTGGGCATCCTGTCCACTTAAGCGTATCGAATGTCCATCTTGCAAAATAGTTGCAAACGCAAGTGTTTCGGCGTGTCCCCAGTCTATCTTTCCGCTTCCGGTAAAGGGCTCTTCCCTACGTCTAAGTATCTTCTCTAATTTTTTGAATGGTGTGAACTCCTTGGCCCAGGTTAAAAGTTCTGCGTTAGCCTTACTTAGCTTTACTTCCTCAACACCAGTCTGTATATCAGGATACCCGTCTAATACAACCTGCGGAATCACTACCTCGTTTGCAGTTGTCTGCGGAAGTTCTTTGACCCTGTCATATGCCTCCTGCATTTCCTTTAATATTGTCTCATCTAACATCTCAACTTGGGACTGATTAAGTACCTTTTCTTCTACAAGTTGGTCACCATAAATTTGCCTTACAGTTGGATGTTTATGGACAATGTGATACATCAATGGATTAGTAATGGATGGTTCGTCCATTTCATTATGACCATATCGACGGTAACCAATAAGATCAATAACTATATCCTTACTAAATTGTCGACGATATTCAAAAGCAAGCCTTGCTACTTCTAACACAGCTTCCGGCTTGTCAGCATTTACGTGGATGACTGGAACCTCAAATCCTTTTGCAGGATCCGAGGAATAATTCGTAGAACGAGAGTCGAATTGCTCTGTAGTGAATCCAATCATATTGTTAGCAATAATATGAATGGATCCACCTGTTTGAAAACCACGTACTCGGCTGTAGTTTAATACCTCTGTTACTACACCTTGCCCTGGAAAAGCGGCATCTCCATGAACTAAGATTGCAAATGCTGCATTCTTATCCTGCTTCGGATAACCAGGTATGTCTTTTACCTCTTGTGCAGCTCGAGTTTGACCAGTCACTACAGGACTCACTACCTCAAGATGGGATGGATTATAGGCCAGCTGTACTGTGACGCCATTATTTGAACGATAGGTAGCCCCTTTATGATATTTCACATCACCAAACCAGCCTTCTGCAATCTCTAAAGATCCGTCCTTAGGTAAGAATGCCTTAGACGGTACATGAGCGAACTCAGCAAACATCATCTCATACGGTTTATTTAATACATGCGTCAAGACGTTTAATCGGCCACGGTGGGCCATTCCGATATTCACCTGTTTAGTTTTTGTTATCCCAGCCTGATTAACTAATTCATCGATTAAAACAACTAATGCATCAAGCCCTTCTATAGAAAAGCGCTTAGCTCCTACAAACGTACGATGAATAAACTTTTCAAATCCTTCAATTTTAGTTAAACGTTCTAGTAACTCTTTCTTTTCTTCTAATGAATGGCTTTGATTTAAAGCATTTCCTTCAATTTTATCTTGCAGCCATTGTCTCTCCTTGGAGTCTGTGATATGTGTAATTTCAAAAGCAATACTTTCCGTGTAAACAGACCTTAGATAATTGATAGCCTCAAGTCCATTACGTATGTCTTTAGGAGGATTAGTAATTATAAGAGCTGCCGGTACATCTACTAAGTCCTGTTCAGAGAGGCCATAGAACTCCATACTAATTTTCGACGGATCCTGTTTCCCATTGTTAAGGGGGTAAATGTTAGCATTTTGGTGCCCATGTGTACGAATAGCATCTGCGAGCCGAATAGCTCGAAGAATTTTATCTAAGTTGTTGTTTATATTACCTGATATCGATTTAGTCTCACTTTGACCCAAAGAATCGACTGGTGAACCATATTGTTGAAACAATGCTGCTATTTCCTCTTCTACGTCATCAGGTGATTGTACATATAAATCGTATTGCTCTAACAGGTATGCTAAATTGGGTCCTTGAAATTGATTCCATGGATAATTGTTATTCATTATTACACATCCTTATATTTTTATAACTAATCCCACTTGTCTTAAAGAAGACCAACCCATTGCCAATAAGTCATGCTGAAGACAATGATTAATAAGTATCCTACTATAGTGATTGGAAGACCAGATTTCAAAAGGTCCTTTGTTGTGAAGGCACCGGTACCATATGCAAGCATATTTTGGGGTGCGCTTACAGGTAGCAAGAAACCGAAGCAAACAACAAACTGTTGGATTAATACAAGACCAGGACCGTTAAATGAAGTTGGCTGCATGGAGACCACTAAAGCGATAACAATAGGTATAAAAGCGGAAGCCAAGCTCGTAGCACTTGCAAATCCTAAGTGAATCAAAATATTAAATAACGAAAGGACCATGATAATAAAAATAAGAGGCATTTCTGTCAAACCGACTGCTTCTAAAGTATTTTGCGATAACCAAGCAGCTCCTTCCGTTTGTAAAAGCACTGTACCCATTGATATCCCAACTGCAAATACTACAAGAGTTCCCCATGGAATCTTATTTTGCACTTCTTTCCAAGAAAAAATACCAATTCCAGGTAAGAGCATAACCATGACCGCTATAAAAGTCACTGTCGTTGAATCTAGTGGGTGAAGTATACCTTCTGTTGCCCAAAGAATTAGCAATGCGATGGAAATAATGATTAATCTTTTTTCTTTCCCTGTTATAGGACCCAAATCTCTTAATTGATCTTTAATAACTACGTCACCGTTTTCTAATTCCGATAGCTCTGGTTTGATAAGCTTATTCATTAGAAAAAATAGTAAGATAGACATCAGTATGGACCAGGGACCAGCATATATAAACCATTGCCCCCAGGTAATATTAATGCCAAAAGTTTCTTCAATAAATCCAAGAGCAACCATGTTTTGGGCTGCAGCTGTTTTAATACCAACATTCCAAATAGATATAGACTGCACTGCCGTAACTATTAATAAAGCGGAAAGCCTACTTGTTTTAGGTAAATTAAAAGCAGCTACTATTCCTAAAAGAATAGGAAGAATTGTACCCGCCCGAGCTGTAGCACTAGGAACAAATAGAGCTAATACAATACTTACAACAATTGTCCCAAAAACTAAACTCTTGGTTTTTGTACCAACTTTGGACATGATGAAAAGGGCTAACCTTTTGTGTAATCCCGTAAGCTCCATCGCTGCTGCGATAAATGTAGCACCGGCTACTAATCCGACTGCAGAAGAACTAAACCCACCTAACGCAAGCTTTAATGCACCTGATGTCGTGTAATCTACTGTAGGATCATCAATAGTTGGAGCAAGACCTATAAATACGGAAATGAGCACAATTATTATGGAGGCACTTACAGGAAACGATACAGCCTCTGTAACCCACAGAATTACTGCTAACGCAAGTATTGCCAGAGCTCTCTGCCCAGCAACAGGAAGTCCTTCAGGATTTGGTAACAAAATAATGATAAGAAATACTGCAAAAGCCAGAAGAACAAATAACATTTTATTTTTTTTCATCTTTTCTTCTCCTCTACTTCTATAAATTTACAAATAGACTAACTAAGAATGAATCTTTACTTTGCGATTAAACATACTTGTGGATAAAATAATAGGTGAACTTAAAGCACCTCTGTATACTTATCTGCTGTATTTTGTCCTAATTTATCCTTATTAATCATTCCATCTTCTTCTATTGTCATACACGATATTTTAACTTTTAAGTTTTGGAAATCGCCTCTTTCTCTTAACTACTCTCTTACTGGGACTTCACTTTTAGGACCTTAATAATTTGTTCATACAAGTTTCTAAATTATCTTGTAATCAAAAAAACTTTTTATACCTGAAATTCCCAAGTAAAGTTTCATAAATTGCAGGAGTTTTGATGCTGTTTCATTTAAAAGAATAGGTTTAATATTATTAATTGTGAATAATTTCACAATAACGTAAGTATAACTCTTTTGTATTTTTTTGTTATACTATTATTCTTTTTTTCATTATTAATTCATAAATTATTAATCGATTGTTCATAATTTTGTCATTTTTTTATTATTTGTATATAATTTAATTTTATTTTAAATTTAGTAAGCAGCTGGCAGTTGGACGCGTAAATTTCTAAGTTATCCCTTGTATTAAGCGTTCGCGCTGTCATCGCTTATACAGCTCACGTCTCCTACTGGAGACACCTGCTACTGATATCAATACATGTAAAAAATAATCCACTATTTTTCCAAATTTATGAGAGAATAAATAGAAGAGTTTTATGCGGATAAAAAGGAGGATGTTCAATGGAGTTATTTAAACGCGGATTCCCTATATTTTGTTTTTTAATTCTTCTCACTGCATGTGGTAATGATTCCGAAACATTGAATAATCCAATACCAACAGAACCTAACATCCCTGTTCCAATAGAAAAAGTTGAAGCTGATCCTTATGAAATTTTAGTTCAGGAAAAAAATAAAAGCATAAACCTTATTCCGCTGGATCTCACTTCCTCTTATGCAAGTGAACTAGGGCTCACCTTTTATGAACCAAAATATGAGAAGTTTTCTGCTAACGGTGAAGTTACTATTGCAGGTGAGATAAAAAAGGCTGACGAACTAAAATCTAACTACATATGGATTAATGTCCAAACAGAAAATGAAAATAGTTATATTCAGGAACAGGACTATTTTGTTCCAATTAGTGATGGTAAATTTAAAAAAATCATTCATTTTTTTAACGGTGAGGGAACGTATAAGATTAAAGTACAGATACCGAGCACAGAACGAGAAAACCATTACTATGATACAGCAAACTTTGAAGTTCTAAATGTAAACCCAAATAGAATTAGAGATGTTGCCTATACACCTATTGGTTTAGAAGCCGGACTGATCCTTAATACAGAGGTCGGCTATGTAGAAGAAGACGGTATTTATACATTGCAAGGGAACTTACAGAATGGTGGATTATACGAGGATATTATGGTTCGGCTATCAAAAGACGGTCAAACGTGGAGTAATGTTATTCCAATAAAAAAAGGTCAATTTACTGCCAATATTCCACTTTTATTTGGCAAAGGCTTGCATAAGCTAGAAGTTATGATTCCCGATTTAGAGAAAGATAACTTTTACAAGACTGCAACAGATTTGCTTATAGAAAATACATCATTAGAGATATTGGAACCAATCTCTTATTCTTCCCTATATGCTGAACGCGGGATAAATCTGGTTGAGCCTGTCAGTGGAGAAAAGACAACAGGACACACGTTTTACATTAAGGGTTTTATAGATCCAGAAGCTTCACTATCAAAACAAACTACCCATCTCTATGTGCAAACTCAAAAAGGTGAAGATCATGCTCTAGAGGTCATCCCCATCCAAGACTTTACATTTAACGATTATTTTCATTTAAGATTTGGCCCTGGAGAATATGAAGTATCTATTAGCGTCCCTGAGATTACTGAAACTAAAAATGATTTCTTTAGATATTATGAGGTTGCTAAGTTCGATATAATTTCTTCAGCTGAACAGGATAAACGAGATATTCTTCCTTCAAGAGGCATTGAATCTGATGCACCACAAATTATTGACCTAGCAAACAGCCTTACAAAAGGGAAAACTTCCGAATTAGAAAAGTCAAAAGCTATTTATGAATTTGTAGCTAACACCATCTCTTATGACGTAGTTAAATTCCAAAATGACGACTTTAAATGGGATGACAGTGCCTTAAAAACTTTAAATTCTCAAACGGGGGTATGTCAGGACTACGCCTACCTTACGATTGCACTCTTACGTGCAAGCAATATCGAAGCCCGATTTGTAGAAGGATACACTATAGATCGACATGCATGGGTAGAGGCTAAGGTCGATGATCGGTGGGTCACAATGGATCCTACATGGGGTGCAGGCTACCTAAATGACAACAAGGAATTTATAGCTAGTTTTAGTGATGATTATTTTGACCCTGAGGAAGAAGATTTTCAAAAAACTCATACTCGCATTGGTTTAGTATATTAGTATGAGCGGAGCTGCCTCCTCGCTTTTTTCATTTGCCTGTCGGGGCAAACACAGGGGCTTACGCTTTTCTATTTGGCTAGCTTCAGCCCCTTGCCCCTCGGGGTCAAATGGATAAAAGCTCCGGTGGCTGTGAGGCTGCCTCCTCGCTTTTTCCATTTGCCTGTCGGCGCAAGCACAGGGGCTTACGCTTTTCTATATATAAATAAAGAGGATGGTTGTGGTTTATTCACAACCATCCTCTTTGCAACATTTATAGAGGTTTTATTTATTTTTTTAGGAATAATTTCACGACTTAAATAGGTATTTTTCATGCATTCGTTTCTCCCAAGTTTGATGGATTTTCTCTTTCCCTTCCTTTTATAAACCATGGGTTACTAGGTCTTTCAAGTGGTGTAATATTCATAATAAAATAACCAACAATTAAAATTAGAATAACGAGTGAGTAAAAAAGAGTATCAATTGGATGGTCATGCTCTACGATGATTAGACGGATCATTGCTGTGATGCCTACATATAAAAAATATCTAAGCGGAAAGTGGTAGTCTTCTTTGAAGTACTTCACGATCATAGTGATGAATTCAAAATACAAAAAGAATATGAGGATATTAGCAAGGAACATTTTATAATTGCTCGGACCTACCGTGAGCAACACCTTTATAAAAATCGTCAGCTCCTTCACTAACAAAAAGGCCAGTATAAAGGCCAAGAAGACTAAGCAGAGGTTTAAAAACATTTGCAAGGCTTTTGGGATGATCGATAACACAGCTGTAAATTTAACCATTCAATTCCCCCTTTTTTATAATATATTATTATAATGTAAGGTTACCTAACATGTCTACAGTGAAATTTCAGAATATTTTTTTTAAAATCACACTACGTATCCCTACATACTGTATTTTGGAAGAAAAAAGAAGTGCTACCCCAATATGACAAAGCGTAGCACTTCTTAGAAATAGTTGTGGAAAATCAAGCCTTTACTCGATTAATTCTACAAATTTAGTGGCGGCAGTTGATAATGGAACCCTTTTTAGAAAGCACACTCCTATATTTCTTGGCGGTATACTCTCTTTTAACTTCACCTCTTTAAGCATACCTTTTCTTAAATAATCTCCCGCAAATTGCTTAGTAACACAAGCAATACCTAAGTTAATTTTTGCGAATTCCAATAGTAAATCATGAGAACCTAACTCAAATTCAGGTGATATTTTTACACCCTTTGAAAGCATATATTCTTCCACATATCTTCTCGAGACTGATTTTTGTTCAAGGAATATTAATGGAAATTTTACAAGCTTGTCCAAACTAATTGGCTTTGACAAGACTTTATCAAACTTTTCCCCATATACAAAGATGTCTTGTACCTCTAGACAAGGCCGTTGTCCCAAGCTATCATCATCTATCGGAAAATTACAAAGAGCAATGTCTACTCCTCCACTCTTTAAAATATTGCAAAGCTCTATGGTCGTACCATTTACAATGGTGAATTTAATACTAGGATATTTATTATGGAACTCCTCTAAATAAGGGAGCAAGAAAAATCTTGAAATTGTATCTCCAACTCCAATTTTAAGTTCCCCTGCAGTAAGGTTTTTAAATTCTAAAATTTTCTCCTCACCAGTATCAATGAGCTTTAAAGCAGAGCTAGCATATTCAAAAAGCACAGAGCCTTCTGTTGTTAAAGTAACTCCTTTTGTCGTTCTGTAGAATAATCTGGTATCTAGTTCTTTCTCCAGTTGCATTATGGCCTGACTAACTGCGGATTGACTCATAAAGAGATCTTTTGCAGCCTTCGAAAAGCTATTATTTTTACTTACCATGCAAAATATTTTATATAAATCCAGTTTCCCTGACATATAAGCACCTCTTATATCTATTATAATATATATTAATTTTACTTATATCACTGTATTACGTAGAATTACAAGTGGTAATAATATATTTATAATAGTTGAAGGAGCGTTCAATTTGGAAAGAGTAGTGGGAACAGTTGTAAGAGGTCTTCGTGGCCCAATTATAAATAATGGTGATAATATTGAAGAAATAGTAGTAAATAGTGTATTAAAAGCATCAGAAGTGGAAGGCTTTTCTATCAACGATCAGGACATTGTGACCGTAACTGAATCTATCGTTGCCCGCGCTCAAGGAAACTACGCTAGTATAGACCA harbors:
- a CDS encoding transglutaminase domain-containing protein, which translates into the protein MELFKRGFPIFCFLILLTACGNDSETLNNPIPTEPNIPVPIEKVEADPYEILVQEKNKSINLIPLDLTSSYASELGLTFYEPKYEKFSANGEVTIAGEIKKADELKSNYIWINVQTENENSYIQEQDYFVPISDGKFKKIIHFFNGEGTYKIKVQIPSTERENHYYDTANFEVLNVNPNRIRDVAYTPIGLEAGLILNTEVGYVEEDGIYTLQGNLQNGGLYEDIMVRLSKDGQTWSNVIPIKKGQFTANIPLLFGKGLHKLEVMIPDLEKDNFYKTATDLLIENTSLEILEPISYSSLYAERGINLVEPVSGEKTTGHTFYIKGFIDPEASLSKQTTHLYVQTQKGEDHALEVIPIQDFTFNDYFHLRFGPGEYEVSISVPEITETKNDFFRYYEVAKFDIISSAEQDKRDILPSRGIESDAPQIIDLANSLTKGKTSELEKSKAIYEFVANTISYDVVKFQNDDFKWDDSALKTLNSQTGVCQDYAYLTIALLRASNIEARFVEGYTIDRHAWVEAKVDDRWVTMDPTWGAGYLNDNKEFIASFSDDYFDPEEEDFQKTHTRIGLVY
- a CDS encoding phosphate-starvation-inducible protein PsiE codes for the protein MVKFTAVLSIIPKALQMFLNLCLVFLAFILAFLLVKELTIFIKVLLTVGPSNYKMFLANILIFFLYFEFITMIVKYFKEDYHFPLRYFLYVGITAMIRLIIVEHDHPIDTLFYSLVILILIVGYFIMNITPLERPSNPWFIKGRERENPSNLGETNA
- a CDS encoding LysR family transcriptional regulator, whose protein sequence is MSGKLDLYKIFCMVSKNNSFSKAAKDLFMSQSAVSQAIMQLEKELDTRLFYRTTKGVTLTTEGSVLFEYASSALKLIDTGEEKILEFKNLTAGELKIGVGDTISRFFLLPYLEEFHNKYPSIKFTIVNGTTIELCNILKSGGVDIALCNFPIDDDSLGQRPCLEVQDIFVYGEKFDKVLSKPISLDKLVKFPLIFLEQKSVSRRYVEEYMLSKGVKISPEFELGSHDLLLEFAKINLGIACVTKQFAGDYLRKGMLKEVKLKESIPPRNIGVCFLKRVPLSTAATKFVELIE